One stretch of Zootoca vivipara chromosome 8, rZooViv1.1, whole genome shotgun sequence DNA includes these proteins:
- the PSMG2 gene encoding proteasome assembly chaperone 2, with protein MFVSCDGSACSDFKGFMLLMPAVSVGNVGQLAVDLVISTVGMSKVGYFYTDCLVPMVGNNPYATTEENATELCTNAEVYAAPSKQLAVLQIRSLFIKNKYRSFCQTLLSWVKSCSFAKIVLLSSSHAYQRNDQQLHGTSLRYLLSSAVEKAVGEQMQRLNRRELEQTAAFPGVTDEKVFHIPGGGITKLLFTESCSKGIPMIVLLKFCSEGDNIPDALALADYLNEWLQLTANQVKVCQPTVNMESCSSPAKSSRWKIPSSWKLLYGSGLPPALF; from the exons ATGTTCGTTTCCTGCGATGGATCCGCGTGTTCGGACTTCAAAGGCTTCATGCTCCTTATG ccAGCTGTATCGGTGGGAAATGTTGGCCAGCTAGCTGTAGATTTAGTCATTTCCACAGTTGGCATGTCCAAAGTTGGTTACTTTTATACTGATTGTCTTGTCCCGATGGTTGGAAATAATCCATACGCAACGACAGAAGAGAATGCAACAGAACTTTGTACAAATGCTGAAG TGTATGCAGCGCCTTCTAAACAGTTGGCTGTTCTACAGATCAGATCACTATTCATAAAG AATAAATATAGGTCCTTTTGTCAGACACTACTATCCTGGGTGAAAAGTTGCAGTTTTGCCAAAATTGTTCTTCTGTCCAGCAGCCATGCTTACCAGCGTAATGACCAACAGCTTCATGG TACCTCATTGCGATATTTGCTTTCGTCTGCTGTTGAGAAAGCAGTTGGAGAACAAATGCAGAGGCTGAACAGGAgagaattggaacaaacagctgcTTTCCCTGGAGTAACAGATGAGAAAGTGTTCCACATTCCAGGAGGTGGTATCACAAAACTCTTGTTCACTGAAAG tTGTTCAAAGGGTATTCCAATGATAGTTTTGCTGAAGTTTTGCTCAGAGGGAGACAATATCCCCGATGCCCTGGCTCTTGCTGACTACCTTAATGAATGGCTCCAGCTAACTGCAAACCAAGTAAAAGTATGCCAGCCCACAGTAAACATG GAAagctgcagttctccagctaaatCTTCCAGATGGAAAATACCAAGTTCCTGGAAATTACTCTATGGCAGTGGACTTCCACCTGCATTGTTTTAA